In Candidatus Methylomirabilota bacterium, one DNA window encodes the following:
- a CDS encoding sugar ABC transporter permease encodes MAILERGAVAARQARRRRLSLLLDNERWLGRLMLAPAVLYIILLVGFPFFLALYYSVSDITLGSRSLNFVGLQHFSAILETPKFRTSLKNTFVFAIISQVLVLILANVLALLLMKKFPGKWLIRLLILLPWVAPISLGTIGWLWILDSTYSVINWTLWALGLVGRDGGFMWLGVPTLAMGSIITIQVWRILPLATVVLLAGLGAIPQEIHDAAAVDGAGPWRKHFRITLPLIRPVMLVAGLFGLVFAFTDMIVIYVLTRGGPYDTTQVLSTLAFFTGIAAGDLGEGAAISLFLFPLLVAAAIAMLRIARRSEVI; translated from the coding sequence ATGGCCATCCTCGAACGCGGCGCCGTGGCGGCGCGCCAGGCTCGGCGTCGCCGCCTGAGCCTCCTGCTCGACAACGAGCGGTGGCTGGGGCGTCTCATGCTCGCCCCGGCCGTCCTCTACATCATCCTGCTGGTGGGGTTCCCCTTCTTCCTGGCCCTCTACTACAGCGTGAGCGACATCACCCTGGGCAGCCGGAGCCTCAACTTCGTGGGACTCCAGCACTTCTCGGCCATCCTCGAGACCCCGAAGTTCCGGACGTCGCTCAAGAACACCTTCGTCTTCGCCATCATCTCCCAGGTGCTGGTGTTGATCCTGGCCAACGTGCTGGCGCTCCTGCTGATGAAGAAGTTCCCGGGGAAGTGGCTGATCCGGCTCCTCATCCTCCTCCCATGGGTGGCGCCGATCTCGCTGGGGACCATCGGCTGGCTCTGGATTCTGGACTCGACTTACAGCGTGATCAACTGGACGCTGTGGGCGCTGGGCCTGGTGGGCCGTGACGGGGGCTTCATGTGGCTGGGCGTGCCTACCCTGGCCATGGGGTCCATCATCACGATCCAGGTGTGGCGCATCCTCCCGCTGGCCACCGTGGTCCTGCTGGCCGGCCTCGGCGCCATCCCTCAGGAGATCCACGACGCCGCCGCCGTGGACGGCGCCGGCCCCTGGCGAAAGCACTTCCGGATCACGCTGCCGCTGATCCGCCCCGTCATGCTGGTGGCCGGGCTGTTCGGCCTGGTCTTCGCCTTCACCGACATGATCGTGATCTATGTCCTGACGCGCGGCGGCCCCTACGATACGACCCAGGTCCTGTCGACGCTCGCCTTCTTCACGGGCATCGCGGCGGGGGACCTCGGCGAGGGCGCGGCCATCTCGCTCTTCCTCTTCCCGCTGCTCGTGGCGGCCGCCATCGCGATGCTGCGCATCGCCCGGCGCAGCGAGGTGATCTGA
- a CDS encoding ABC transporter substrate-binding protein yields MAKRGVNRRDFIKVAGAGALATGLGANIIVPGRAQAAKTLKILQWVHFVPAYDEWFNKKYIKEWGEKNDTQVTVDNIGIAGLSARAAAEVGAQKGHDLFLFNWPPPALEEQTVDMKDVAQECERKFGKPIDLAVKSTYNPKTKKYFAFSPSFTPDPVNYRQDLFAQIGMAKGPASWDDVRQGGAKIKKQLGNPVGIGLAQEIDTAMAMRTIMYSHGSHEQDAEGNLTLESKNTLDAIKFVKALFEETMTPEVFTWDASSNNRAMIAGKISLALNAISITRTAEKENPDISKKIQLTKALKGPVRAIGLEHVMDCYVIWKFAENVEGAKKFLVDYVSNFGTAFVAGEFYDFPCYPKTVTDLKKLIGSDKNAHPPDKYKVLEDVLEWATNVGYPGYANAAIDEIYNTWVLNVMFAKAASGAATPEEALKEAVAACKRIYGKWKEKGLV; encoded by the coding sequence ATGGCGAAGCGAGGCGTGAATCGGCGAGACTTCATCAAGGTGGCGGGCGCCGGGGCGCTGGCCACCGGGCTCGGCGCCAACATCATCGTGCCGGGGCGGGCCCAGGCCGCCAAGACCCTCAAGATCCTGCAATGGGTGCACTTCGTCCCCGCCTACGACGAGTGGTTCAACAAGAAGTACATCAAGGAGTGGGGCGAGAAGAACGACACCCAGGTCACCGTCGACAACATCGGCATCGCCGGCCTGAGCGCCCGGGCGGCCGCCGAAGTGGGAGCCCAGAAGGGCCACGACCTCTTCCTGTTCAACTGGCCGCCGCCGGCCCTCGAAGAGCAGACCGTGGACATGAAGGACGTGGCCCAGGAGTGCGAGCGGAAGTTCGGGAAGCCGATCGACCTGGCGGTCAAGAGCACCTACAACCCGAAGACCAAGAAGTACTTCGCATTCTCGCCGTCCTTCACTCCGGACCCGGTGAACTATCGCCAGGACCTGTTCGCCCAGATCGGCATGGCCAAGGGTCCGGCATCCTGGGACGACGTGCGTCAGGGCGGCGCCAAGATCAAGAAGCAGCTGGGAAACCCGGTGGGGATCGGTCTGGCCCAGGAGATCGACACCGCCATGGCCATGCGGACCATCATGTACTCCCACGGATCCCACGAGCAGGATGCCGAGGGCAACCTGACCCTCGAGTCCAAGAACACCCTGGACGCCATCAAGTTCGTCAAGGCCCTGTTCGAGGAGACGATGACGCCCGAGGTCTTCACGTGGGATGCCTCGTCCAACAACCGGGCCATGATCGCCGGCAAGATCTCCCTGGCCCTCAACGCCATCTCGATCACCCGCACGGCTGAGAAGGAGAACCCGGACATCTCGAAGAAGATCCAGTTGACGAAGGCGCTCAAAGGGCCGGTGCGGGCCATCGGCCTCGAGCACGTCATGGATTGCTACGTCATCTGGAAGTTCGCCGAGAACGTCGAGGGAGCCAAGAAATTCCTGGTCGACTACGTGTCGAACTTCGGGACCGCCTTCGTCGCCGGCGAGTTCTACGACTTCCCGTGCTACCCGAAGACGGTGACCGACCTCAAGAAGCTGATCGGGAGCGACAAGAACGCCCACCCGCCGGACAAGTACAAGGTGCTGGAGGACGTGCTGGAGTGGGCGACCAACGTCGGCTACCCGGGCTACGCCAACGCGGCCATCGACGAGATCTACAACACCTGGGTGCTGAACGTCATGTTCGCCAAGGCGGCCAGCGGCGCGGCCACCCCCGAGGAGGCCCTCAAGGAGGCCGTGGCGGCCTGCAAGCGGATCTACGGCAAGTGGAAGGAGAAGGGGCTCGTCTAG
- a CDS encoding carbohydrate ABC transporter permease, translated as MTPGRLGRWATRAVSAALLAAFAVFAAFPFYWMLITTFKQTPDLMNRDANPFIFNLPPTLEHVRILFHDTLYGRWLFNTLLVGVLVVGITLLLALPAGYALARLTGRTGERLGIAIFLTYLVPPTLLFIPLSRVVATLGLQDSLWSLVVVYPSFTVPFSTWLLMGFFKAIPRDLEEAALIDGLSRFGAFVRVVVPISVAGILTVVIFTFTLVTQEFVYALTFISPVSQYTVSVGVPTFLVHGDVYFWGSLMAGCFIASVPIAIVYNFFVDRFIAGFTMGAIK; from the coding sequence ATGACGCCGGGCAGGCTCGGGCGCTGGGCGACGCGGGCGGTCTCGGCCGCGCTCCTGGCGGCATTCGCCGTGTTCGCGGCCTTCCCGTTCTACTGGATGCTCATCACCACCTTCAAGCAGACGCCGGACCTCATGAACCGGGACGCCAATCCGTTCATCTTCAATCTCCCACCGACGCTCGAGCATGTCCGGATCCTCTTCCACGACACCCTGTATGGGCGCTGGCTCTTCAACACGCTCCTGGTCGGCGTGCTGGTGGTGGGCATCACCTTGCTGCTGGCGCTCCCGGCCGGCTATGCGCTGGCCCGCCTGACCGGACGGACCGGCGAGCGGCTCGGCATCGCCATCTTCCTCACGTACCTGGTCCCTCCGACACTCCTCTTCATCCCGCTCTCCCGCGTCGTGGCGACGCTCGGCCTCCAGGACTCGCTCTGGTCCCTGGTGGTGGTCTATCCGTCGTTCACGGTCCCATTCTCGACCTGGCTCCTCATGGGGTTCTTCAAGGCGATCCCGCGCGACCTGGAGGAGGCGGCGCTGATCGATGGGCTGAGCCGGTTCGGGGCCTTCGTGCGGGTGGTGGTGCCCATCTCGGTGGCCGGGATCCTGACGGTGGTGATCTTCACCTTTACCCTGGTGACGCAGGAGTTCGTCTACGCCCTCACCTTCATCTCCCCGGTCTCCCAGTACACGGTGAGCGTGGGGGTTCCGACGTTCCTGGTCCACGGCGACGTCTACTTCTGGGGCTCGCTCATGGCGGGGTGCTTCATCGCGAGCGTGCCCATTGCCATCGTCTACAACTTCTTCGTGGACCGGTTCATCGCGGGCTTCACGATGGGGGCCATCAAGTAG